AGCTCATCCGTAGAGATGCTCGTCTCCAAAACAGCCAACAAGAAGATGATGCCTCTATTGGTAAAGATACATAAAGGCGGGACAACACAAAAAGAAGAGACAAAGACAGGAGTTGAAAAATTTATTTACGTCCTGGAAGGCAACCTTGAGGCGACTATAGGAGAGGAACGATACAACCTGGCCAGAGGCGACACGCTCTATTTCGAATCTGCCATACCTCACTACTTCACCAACACCGGAAGGGGTGACGCCCGTATCATCTGCGTCGCCTGCCCTCCGCTTCTCTAAGGCCAAAACCGGGAGATTACCCCTCACTTTTTTATTTCATAAGATCCCAGTTCGCGGTTTCGCCGGATAGGATCAGGTCGACTTTCAGTCCCGACACTTCGTGGTGCAGGACCTCTCTCTCCAACCTACCCCTTGAAAAGGCCGTGGCCATGGCCTGAGAATGCCTTTTTCTCCTTACGAGATCCTTCACTTCTTCAGCGATCTCTTTCGTGTGAAGAGTGACGAGGAACCTCTGTTTCGGGCTTTGCTCTATCACTATCAGCACCCTCATCTCATTCTCACCTTCCCCTCTGCCAAGCGACCGCCATTCAAAATTTGCCAAGCGGAATGAGATCATTTTGTCCTAAACCAAGTAAGTATAACACAGGAATTAGAATAATCAATAGCAAGCAAAAATCGTGCCGATATTTGTTAAATCTTAATAGACATAACACATTTATTGTAAATTGGTTATGCTAAAAAGGTGGATAACAAAATAGGTGGAAATTTATGACAGGACCGCGTCCTCTCTATCCTCTATCTCCTCAAACTTCACGCCGTAGCGCTTCCGTTCTATCTTTGAAAATAGACTGTATACACACGGCACTACGAAGAGAGTGAATAGCGTGGAGACGATGACACCGCCGATGATGGTGATGGCCATCGGTATGCGGGTCTCGGCGCCGGGCCCCATGGCAAGGGCCGGCGGGATCGCTGCGGATATTGTGGCTATAGAAGTCATGAGTATCGGGCGTAACCTTATAGGACACGCCTTCAGCAGGGCTGACCTGACATCGAGCCCCTGGTCTCGCTGCTGGTTCGTAAAATCGACCAGGAGGATAGAATTCTTCTTAACTATGCCCATCAGGAGTATTATGCCGATGATGCTGTATATATTCATCGATTGGCCGCCCAATAAGAGCGTTATGAACGCTCCGGATATGCTGAATGGCAGGGCAACCAGCACAGAGAGCGGATGGAGATAGCTGTTGAACTGTGACGCGAGGACCATATAGGCGACGATGATACCGAGCCAGAACGCCAGGACGAGCGTCGCGAACGATTCCTTGAAGGTCTGGGTGCTTCCGCCGAAGACTACCCGGTATCCGGCAGGGAGAACCTCTTTTGCTATCCGGTCCACCTGCGCAATAGCGTCCGTCTGTGATTTGCCGGGCGCGACGTTAGCGAAGAGAGATATGGCCCTCTCCCTGTTGCGCCTGGTGATGGTGAGCGGCGTCAGCTTTTGGGTGATATTGACCACATCCTTAAGCTGGACGAGCTCGTTCCTGTTATTCCAGACCCATAACTTTTCGATGTCCTCCCTCTCCGTACGCTGGGAAGGCACCAGCTGTATCCTCACATCGTAACGCCGGCCGTCCTTCGTATATTTGGCTATCCTCTGCCCTCCGATCAGCGCGTTAACGGCATCCCCTATGCTGTCGACGCTCACACCGCGCTCATCCGCCTTGCTCCGGTCAGGCTCGACCCTTATCTCGGGTATCTTCTCCAGGAAGTCGGTATCGACGTCGGTCATGAGATCGCTCTTACTCATACGCTGGCGTATCTCTTCGGAATAGTCACCCAATTTCTCCCAGTCGGGTCCCCTTACGGAGAGCTCTATAGGCATGCCGCGCTGCGCGGAAAACCCGGAGAGCGACAGGTCCTGGACCGTCACCTTCAGGTCGGGGATCCTGTTCAGTTCCGCGCGGAAGAGGTCCATAAGCTCCCTCTGGGACAGAGGGTGCCTGGCCGGCGGGACGACAGGCCGTTTTTTGGGCTCCTTGAAGGTTATGAACATAACGCCGGAGTTCGCTTCGCTGCCTGAGAAACCTCCGACCAGCGAGAAGTACCCGAGCAATTCGGGCCTCGACATGATGAACTTCTCCGCCACCTTGAATTTCTCGTCGGTGAATGTGATCGCGGAACCGACCGGTGTCTGGAGCCGCAGCATGAACATGCTCATGTCCTGTGACGGCAAAAATTCTTTGCGGATCAGCTTAATGATGAAGATCGAGGATATAAAAAAGAGTACGGCGGCTATTATCACCATGGCCCGCTTATTCAGGGCCATCCCGAGCAGGGTATGGTATTTGGCGGCGAGCCATTTAAAACTCCTGTCGATACCCTTGCCTATCGCGGTGTGCCTTGAGCCCACTTCCAGGAATTGCGCGCATCTCATCGGCGCCAGCGTCAGCGCCTCCAGAAGCGAGAGCGCCACCGCCACCGAGATCGTGACGCCGAACTGGAAGAAGAACTTTCCTATGATACCGCTCATGAAAGCGACGGGCAGGAATATGGCGATCAGGGCTATGGTCGCGGCGAGCGCGGCAAATGTGATCTGCCGGGCGCCCCGCCTGGCGGCTTCTACTTTTTCGACACCCCTCTCCCTGTACCTGACGATATTCTCCAGTACCATGATGGCGTCGTCAACTACGATACCTATCGCAAGCGAGAGCCCCAGCACCGTGAACGTGTTCAGCGTAAAACCGAGAAAATTTATTACCATGAACGCGCCCAGTATCGACGTCGGTATGGCAAGCAATATGTTGAACGTGGCGCTCCATGAGCCCAGGAAGAGCCAGCATATGAGAGAAGTGACTATGGCCGAAAGGACCAGGGTGAAGACAAGCTCGTTTATGGAGTCCTCGCTGAACTTGGTGCGGTTGAACCTGACGCTCACGTTCAGCTCTTTCGGGATATATCTCTTGATCTCCTCCAGCCGTTTTAGGACCTTATGCGCCACCTCCACTTCGTTGGCGCCGCGCTGTTTCCGTATGCCCAGGGCGACCGTCGGCTCGCCGTCCGAGCGGGCTATGCGCCGGATGTCGGCCAGCCCGTCCTCGATCGTCGCCACCTCTTTCAGGTACAGAGGTTTGAACACCGGCTGGCCCGACCTTTTGGGCAGGAGGAGGTTCTCGAACTCCGTCGTGGTCCGCGCCTCGCCCATGACCCTCACGTTATATTCCTTGACGGCGGTCTCTATGCGTCCGGCCGGCAGCTCCTCGTGCTCCGCCTGGACGGCGTCTATGATATCCTTCACCGTGAACTGATAGGCATCGAGCTTATCGGCATCCACCCATATCCTCAGGTTCCTGTCGACGAAACCGCCCAGGAATATATCGCCGACGCCGCTCAACATGGCGAACTGGTTCTTCAGGTGGTCCTGCACGTACGACATTATGTCGCGAAGCGGCATCGTCTTCGAAGATACCGCAAGCATTATTATGGGGTGGTCTTCCGAATTGACCTTCGTCACTATGGGCGGGTCGAGGTCTTTCGGGAGCTGCCTCTGGGCCTGGTCTATCTTCGTCTGGACATCCTGGACAGCGGCGTCTATATCGCGCCCCAGCTCGAATTCTATCGAGATGCTCGCCGAGCCCTGCTGTATGGATGATGATATCTCGCGCACCCCCTGGATGCTCATCATGGCGTCTTCCGCTATATCTACGACGTCCGTCTCCATTACCTCGGGAGCCGCGCCTTCCCACGTCATGCTCACGGATACGACCGGGAAATCGACATCGGGCAGCTGGCTGACCCCGAGGCGCGTGTAACTGATGAAACCGAATATCATGAGGGCAGCCATGAGCATCCACGCGAATACGGGGTTCTTGATGGACAGGTCAGAAAGTGTCATGCGGTCCTTCCTTTATGTTTTCTCCGGCGGCGACGAGGAGCTGCCAGTAGAGGCGCTTCGCCTCATAGAGCGCGTGGATGTAGTTCCTCTGCGCGTCCTCAAGCGTCTGTATCGCGGTCAATACATCGAGGTTATTCACCAGACTCCGCTCGTAGTCCTTCCTCTGCAGGTAATAGTTAAGCTTTGCTGTGGCGAAGGCCTTCCTCAGGGTATCGTGCACCGTCATGGCTGTCTTCAGCTTCACGTACGCGTCCTTTATGTCGTACGGCGTCTTGCGCTTTAACCTCGCGAATTCCAGCGAACTTTCGTGCGCTTTCAGCGCGGCCTCCTTGGACCGGCCGAGGACCTCGGTCCCTTCGAATATCGGGACGTCCAGCGTAAGCATCACATCCCAGTCCGTCCCTTTATTGAACGCGGTCCTCTGCGTATAGTAATTCCCCTCCACGCTTACGGTCGGCAGGAAATCGCTGTCCACGACATCGGCCGCCTTTTCGGCGTACTGCCACGCGTACCTGGCCGCCTCGACGTCCGGCCGGACTATATACCTGGCCACATAATACTCCTCCGGCATCAGGGAAGACGGTATATCGTATGGATCGGCCACCCTCCCGACGGACCTTCCGACCAAAAATTCGAGCAGCTGGCGCGCGACTATCTCCTGGCTCTTGACGACATCGATGGTGGCATCTACGCTGTACAGCTGTGTCTTGGCGTTTACGACTTCGCTCGGCCTCGACCTGCCGAGGTCTTCCCTCTTCCTGAGCTCTATTATGCGGTTTATGAGCGCCTTCTTTATATTCAGGAGGGCCTTGATATCTTCCCTCTCCTCCATCAGGAGATAGAACGCGTTCGCGACGTCCACCATAAGCAGCTGCTCGGCGCGCTCTTTCTCCTTCGTCCGCTGTTCCTTCTCATAGCCGCTCCCTTTCATGGCGGCGAAGGCCTTGAATCCGCTGAAGAGCGTCTCGGTGACATTTAATCTCCTGGAGGAACTCTTAGTGGGCTTCAGGGTCGAGAATGTCGTGCCCTTATCTTCCGGCTCCTGCTCCTGGCTATCGGTCGATATGAATGAGACGTGCGGGAGCATGATGGAGAGCGCCTGCAGGAAATGCGCCTCTGTCTCTTTGATGAGGTCCGCGTTTATCGCTATAAGCTCGCTCTGCTTCAATGCCAGGTCGTAGCATTCGGAAAGGGTCAGGGGCTCGGCGCGCAGATCCTCCTGCGCCGCGTATCCCGCGCCGCAACCTAATATAAGGAAAGAGACCGCCAGGGCCTTTATTATACGATTCATTTCAGGTGTTCCCGTATATGCATAAGTATCTTAAGATACTGCTCGCGCTCTTCCTGCGTTATCCTCCCGAAGATGTCTATGAGCATCCTGTGCTGGTGCTGGTGTATGCTGTCGACGACCCTTGTCCCTTTAGGCGTCATCTTTATCCTCACTATGCGCCGGTCCTTCGGGTCGCTCATCCTTACGGCGTACCTCTCTCTCACCAGGCGGTCGATGATGCCGGTCACCGCGGCCGTGGTGACGTTCAGGAAGCGGGCTATCTCGGTCATCGTCAACTCGCCCTCCCTCTTCAGGAAATTGAGTATGACGAACTGCGGCATAGTTACCTTTACCTTGTAGAACGTGCTCGACTGCTGGCGCATGAACTCCCGGGATATGATGCTCATGATCTCGGTCATCCTGTCCGCGAACTCCGCAAGCGATATATTTGACATGCTTAATCTCCTTAATAGTTAAGTATGTTAACTATCAATTCTGTGAAGTATAGCATCTGCGGCCGGCCATGTCAAGTTTTTTTGATCATTTTTTAACGGCGGGAATTTATCCTGAAGCCGATCAGTTTTATGATCTCGCGGGCACGGGCGTTGTCTCCGTCCTCCGACAGGGCCTTCTCCGCATATTGGAGCGCCCTATCGACGTCGCCTTCTTTAAGGTATGCCATGCACATATCGTTCATGAGGTCGGCCCGGTCTATCTCCCTCTCCCCGGCTTCGCCGGCGGAACGCGCGGACGACTCGGCCTTCGCGAAATATTCTATGGCCCTCCCGTATTCCGCACCCTTGAAGAAGACCTTCCCTGCGATATGATAAAAGCGCGCCGGCCTTCCTCCTGAAAGCTCGATGCACCTTGCGAGGCCCGCCACCGCCTCATCGGCCGCCTCCGGCGTCAGGAACGAGCGCATGACGAGATACCTCTCCAGCTGCAGCTTGGCGTAGAAGTCGAGGTTATCGAAGCTCTTGTCCGCCTCTACAACGTCTGCCATGGTATCCACGGCATCTTCGAGCGAGGCCCTATTATGGGAAGCGTAAGCGATACTCCCTTCTATGTCGTCCGGATATTCTTCGTGCCATTTTGCCGCGAGGGCAGGCAGTATATCTGTATTATAACGAGCGTTCTCCTGGGATATAAATTCATATAGGTTTGCGTATTCGCCCTGCCCCAGCGGGCGTTCTCCGAGATAGCCCTTAAGCAGGAGGCCGCCCTTCTTTAAAGGCAGCCGCCTTTCATCGATATTCTTCAGGAAGTCGATTATCGTGGAGTCGGTATAGAGGCCGAGGGGCGCCCGGTACTCGAGCACGGGAAAGTAGTCGCTGTTCACCGGCCCCGCCCTCTCTATCACGCCGCGCTCCATTATACCCGAGGAGAGCTGGAGGGCGAAGAACGTCGACGGGCTCTCTATCTTTATCCTCTCCAGGTCCTTCCGCACCCCTTCCAGGAGCATCCTCTTCTCCGATCCGGACAGGTCCGCCGCATGCTTCTCCTTTGACCCGACGAGTATGACATCATTCACACCCGTGCTCCATATGGCCACTTCGGGAAATACGGACGAGAAGGTCCTGAGTATCATCTCGAACGTCTCATCGTCCATCTCGTATGCCTGCACCCATTGGACCATCAGGCCGCCATCGTTGAGGCGCCTGTAGCAGTCGGTGAAGAACTCCGTCGAGAATAACCCGCTTATGCCCCCCATCCACGGGTTCGAGGGCTCGTTTATTATGATGTCATACCTGTCGTCTATCCGCTGGAGAAAGGTCTTGGCATCCTCCACGTAAAGGCGGAGCCGCGCGTCATCCAGAGGATCGTGGTTGAATTCCGAAAAGTACCGGCTCGCCTTCACCACGGAAGGCGATATCTCCACTACGTCGAGGCGTCCGATCGGATGTACGAGCGCCGAACCGCAGGTGACACCGCTCCCGAGCCCGACCAGGAGGATGTCCCTCGCCTCCGGCTTCAGGATGAGCGGGATGTGCGCCGCGAGTATCTGGGTCGCCATGTCACGGTCGGTCGAGGCGTCAGCTTTACCGTTAACGAAGAGGAATAGCTTTCCTTCCGGCTTTATCACCGAGACGGTATCGTTCAGCCCATCCTCATAAAAGAGTATATCCTTTTTATCGAACCTCTTCACAAAGTCATTGAACTGCCTCGGGCTCATGTTGCGCCTGAATATCTGTGCGCTGAAATTGCCCTTGTTCCAGTCCGCGGCGGTGAGCTCATACGCGATGAAAATAGCACCGCACGCCAGGACGGTGAAGAACCTCTTTCTCACGGCCATAGTCGCATCCTTGAAGACCATGACGGCGCCGAGCGCCAGGTTGGTCACTATCCCGAGCTCCAGCGCGTGCCTCAGGCCGAGAAGCGGCACGAGCACCAGCCCCGCGGCCAGTGCGCCCGATATATTCCCGGCCGTATTCGATGCGATGACCCCGCCCACCTTCTTGCCGAGGAATTCGTACGCGCGCGACCCTATCTTGCACGCCAGGGGAAGCGACATCCCCAGGAATATGGTCGGCGGCAACATCACCAGGAACGAGAATAGGAACTGCGACATCCTGTATAATACGAAGGTCTCCGCGTTCCTCGAAAATATCCAGGAGAGGTGCACGAAAAGAAGCGGCAGTTTTTCGTAGAACGGCAGCGTTAGGACGAGGGAAAGCCCTATAGCCAGCTCGCACAGGCCGAAATAGAGGAACGTCCTGCCGGGCCTCGGCATCTTCTTCGATATGATGAAAGAGCCGATCGTTATACCTGAGATGAACGCCGCCAGCATCAGCGAGAACGAGTACGTCGAGGAGCCGAGTATCATGGAGAGGAGGCGTATCCAGACGATCTCGTACAGCATCGAGACGAAACCGGAGATGAATATGGCAATGACCGCTATGGTCACTATATCTTTCCCGTAATAGTCCTTCTCCTCGAATGTGTCCGCGGCCGGGACGGCGCGGGCCTCCGCCTCATACCTCTTGCTGAGCAGGAACGCGGTGAAACCTACGGCGAAATTGACGAGGGCGGCTATGGTCACCGAGAAGGCAAGCCCGAAATGGTATATCAGGTAGAACCCGGCAAGGAATGTGCCGACGACTGCGCCGAAAGAGTTTATATAGTAGAGGCGCGCCACCACCTTGCCCCGCTCGGATATTGCCTGGACGAAAAATTTGCTCAAGATGGGGAGCGTCCCTCCCATCAGTATGGTCGGCGGGAGCATTATGAGGGCGCCTATCAGGAACTTCAGGGCCACCATACCCAGCGGCGGGACTAGGAGCCCCTTCGCCGCCTCCACATAGATATTCTTTGAGAAGACGAGGAGGTTTGGGGTGATGATACAGAATGCGGCTATTGCCATCTCCACCCATGCGTACAGCGCGAGCTTATTGCCGACCCTGTCCACGAACTTCCCGAAGAAGAAGCTGCCCAGGGCCAATCCTCCCATGAAGGTGGCCAGGACGAGCGTATTGGCGTAGGTCGTATTGCCGAATATAAGCGAAAGATACCGGCTCCACAGGACCTCATATATGAGCCCTGCTATCCCCGATAGGAAGAATAGTAAATATAAGACCGATCTTACCCTGCCGGCACCGCTCGTATTCATCTCTTCTCCTTGATTAATTGATCGCGTCTCCATCCATAAGTCGTCAGATGGGACGGATATCCCGTCTCGACATCATACCCATATCCTTTGAGCATCCTCTCCAGTTCATGATATGTCTGTTGCCCGCCGACTCCATGGTATGATGCTATGGCGAGATGTACGTTATTCTTCCCCAGTATCTCTCCGGCGCCTTTAAGCGCCTCTATCTCTGCGCCCTCTATGTCCATCTTTATGAAATCTACCTTTGTCACGCCGTGTTTCCGCAACTCCCCATCAAGCGTCGTGACATCCACATCCTGCAGGGCTTTGTTATCAGCCAGCCTCTCCGAAAAGAGATTCGCGCCCTGTGTCCCTCCCGCAAATCTTATCTTATCCTCTCTCGACCATACGCCTTTCTCGACCAACAGCATATTCTTCGATCTGTTCAAACTGAGATTTTCCGCTATCTTTTTGCATGCGTATGGATCCGGCTCAAACGCTATGACCATGCCGTCATCCCCGACCGCCTTAGCGGCATATAGAGCGAATTCGCCCGTATAAGCGCCGCAATCGATGACCGTATCGCCTTTCTTTAATCCGTATCTGGCCAGGTATCCGGGCAGGGTCCTCTTCAGCTCATCAGAGATATCGGTATGGCATTTGAAGACAACGCCATTATCGAACGAGAACTTATAGTGCCCCCTCTCATAGTACATGCGAAAACCGTTATCTTTCGCATGTCTCAGATTGTAGTAGGATCGATAGTAGACGCTTCTCAGGATATCTTTGACGGGCCCCGGCGGTACGAGGCGCGATAATACTCTGTTGAATTTTGCCATCTTATGATTTACCTTAACTATTCCTTCAGGCCTTCCTTCAGTGCGGCGGATAACGTATCAGCGATCATCTTATGACCTGCCTGATTAAAATGGCACTCGTCGAGAAATATATCGTCGTTCAAGCCGTCGAATATACCGGTCCCGTCTATGTAAGGGACGCTGTTCGCTTCCGCGGTCTTCCGCATGGCTTCGCGCGCCATATTGCACATCTCCACAACGCTCAGGACATATTTTTTATCAAGACGACCGATAATGGCCCTTTCGTTCTCCGTAAGAGGCGTCTTGTAATATAATAGCGGTTGAAATACGAGCACGGCATCTATGCCGTATGACTTCGCCAGGTGGCATATGAGATCGAGGTTCCTTCCATAGAAAGATATCTGTTCCGGGTTCACCGTAAAATCTTCCGATAGCTTTGCCTTGCGCCTTTCAAGCCAACGGAAGATACGTTTCGTCGGCCGGTATCTCTTTAATTTCATTTCGACGAAAAGCTTCGGCATCGATGTATAGTACACCGTCTCTATCTCGGCAAACCAGCGCGGGTAATTCGGCCTCTTGTCCCTCTTTAAACTTGTAAAGACGTCATTGAAGCCGTCGAAGACGATGACGAGATCGGGCTTTAATCCTATGATCTTGTCTTCGAACAATACCAGCTCCTGCATCGACACGTACGCCGGCAGGCCTGCGTTTATCACCTCCACATCCCTGCCTGTCGCGCTCTTCAGGTCGCTCTCAAGCAGCTTACAAAATGTCAGGTTATCATTCGTCGTCTCCGCGCCGAATACCGCCGAGCCCCCGAGGACGGCTATCCTGTACGCCCCTGCCTTCTTCTCTCCTACCTCAGGCCCCCTCAATCCTATAGAATTCAAATTAACCGTGTCGGAATGGTAGTTCGCCGGGAGGCCGAAGACCGTATAGGGGTATAAACAGAATTTCTGGGCATCTTCATACTCAGCCATCTCTTTACCGGTCAATAGTGTGCCCGGCCTGCCCTTTCGCGCATTAGCAGGCCTTTGTGACTCTTCACAAAATTTCATTATCCTGTCGGCCAATATCAAAAGGAATAGCGCCAGCGCTATTCCGTATATGATCTTTTTCATTTCTATGATCCCGTGCCTGAATTTCTTATTTTATCATCAACCAAGTTAATTGGGTTTTTGCCAGGAGGTTGCTACTCGTGGTTACCGTTATTGCCGTTGTAGAGGTACCTGTCCTTCTTGCCGTTCACTATGATATTGCCCTTCTCGAAGGCGAGGAGGAAGGCGCTTACGATGACGGGGTCGAACTGGGTGCCGGATACACGTTTCAGCTCCTGGAGGGCCTCCTCTATCTCCTTTTTGCGGCGATAGGGGCGGTTCGAGGTCATGGCGTCGAAGGCGTCGGCCACGGCGATGATGCGGGCGATGAGCGGGATGTCGCTGCCCTTGAGGCCGTCGGGGTATCCGGAGCCGTCGTAACATTCCTGGTGGGCACGGACCTCCCTGACCACATCTCCTAACTCCTTGATGGGGTTGAGGATGGTGGCACCGATAATGGAGTGTTTCTTCACCTCTTCGAACTCTTCCGGCGTCAGTTTCGAGCTCTTGTTCAATATATAGTCCGGGATACCGATCTTACCTACATCATGCAGAAGGGCCGCTATCTGGAGCGTCTCGCGGAAGTTCTTGTAGCGCCCCATCTCCGGCACGCCGTCGAGCTCCTTGGCGATGGCGAGGCAGTAGTTCGTCACCCGCTCGGTGTGGCCGTGCGTGTACGGGTCACGGGCATCGATGGCGGCGGCAAGCGCAATGGCGGTATGTATGAATATCCTGTGCTCGCGCATGTAGAGGTCCTTTATCTCCTCTATCTTCTGCTGGAGGTTTTCGATGAGCTGGGCGTTCGCTATGGCCATGGCGGCGTCATTGGCAAGTGTGACGAAGAACCCCATCTCCTCCCTGGTGAAGTCCTCTCCCGACATCTTCTCGCCCAATATAAGTATGCCGAGGAGGTCCCGCTTAAAGTAGCACGGCACGCAGAAAGAGGCCTTCAGGAGGTCCATCTGCTTCTTTATGGCAAGGAGGCTGTCGTAGAGGTCGGGCTGTTTCTCCAGTATCTCCCTGTTCCTTAGGCCGGTCACTATATCGACGTAGCTGACCGTGCCCGTCTCCGAGATGAGGTAATTGTTCTTTTCGCTGAATATCTGG
The genomic region above belongs to Candidatus Omnitrophota bacterium and contains:
- a CDS encoding HD domain-containing phosphohydrolase — translated: MSTDNKTPSWDKLHHWFVEKVSSHHDAVPEHGGEAPKVINGFGRPIPPEKLNYQSFLEKASRTMIRFKKPEHLIKMIVRTIDERLGVTHTAVLLYKEDKQSYVLIDSKGAEGLKIPVGYIRLDLTNPLIQIFSEKNNYLISETGTVSYVDIVTGLRNREILEKQPDLYDSLLAIKKQMDLLKASFCVPCYFKRDLLGILILGEKMSGEDFTREEMGFFVTLANDAAMAIANAQLIENLQQKIEEIKDLYMREHRIFIHTAIALAAAIDARDPYTHGHTERVTNYCLAIAKELDGVPEMGRYKNFRETLQIAALLHDVGKIGIPDYILNKSSKLTPEEFEEVKKHSIIGATILNPIKELGDVVREVRAHQECYDGSGYPDGLKGSDIPLIARIIAVADAFDAMTSNRPYRRKKEIEEALQELKRVSGTQFDPVIVSAFLLAFEKGNIIVNGKKDRYLYNGNNGNHE